A region from the Acanthopagrus latus isolate v.2019 chromosome 8, fAcaLat1.1, whole genome shotgun sequence genome encodes:
- the iqch gene encoding IQ motif-containing protein H isoform X4 — protein MRLLCNPTHPNNRAIMHEKFGISLPVIHKRSITAAKHPRRIVGPVVSLQATKPKGRRSLAVPEEEKGTVPDKSFLHMSVHHKVVCLHPREDSSKIGQFGSKSRNQKQLKLETEPGSSCERTSRECSPCWTTIAPPPSATSKNMDDRSVVQSTDSLIPESPQSLPAPENISRYPFTIIKGWINPMATDFSHFKQSFILSWSSVVNALEALEKLLRDYAVPLAKVSGERLVEFGHVWNNGWKTAPPGIGLLSVLENWEEVLSLVLRPGQRYKGEGGISVAAICIQSCWRRYSARTAYLRHCRRKWAAGIIAISWLMHTQMRRVRKALQARRFRQLENYRSRAQHLAANWKHIQSSKRTIIHIPSLGYSQSQRLSLRGFDILQNTQISRLCDIRGDNVQVIYVCPRHLGEDILHYYSNLLKCDGATYGADTGTTQASSCIRRFVIITPEAVDYFPIHNMCLSTLLKYSPRTLKRIRHLIQGKQAYIVGGVAHVDDLAVADELGVPILGPEPAVAQLYSTKSGGRRIFVGAEVDVSPGQGDIYSLNQLHEALAELMTQNMDVQRWLFKMDSDHSGRGTAYCDLCHLSCYNWALQKYHSYGPELWKTEWIRESVLLRYLDEIPEWLTRYAQPAKPSCYPNWACFLETFLRQGGVVEAYPPSDSVTCLTVDLLLEPGGEVTMLSCGDQLHSSCHLETIGSTVPQTSVNPETLHSICMRVGQACLQHLIVGYVSVDLATFVDHNTMEQKVWAIDLDLTYSDQLAMTQMLLMMTGGTLNWHAGCLEVPMPVREKCCEHQIAAKPPVVHRYAVLGSRLCHSNLSMLYHSVFLKMCKAHGIGFNMKRKQGTVFALYDSSERCSIGLIAVSEDLQGALVTFARNLSVIHQEISASKMQGETNFKELIKEVEEVLQMIAQNKLRAVEERPSA, from the exons ATGCGTTTGCTGTGTAATCCCACGCACCCAAACAACAGAGCCATTATGCATGAGAAATTTGGAATTTCTCTCCCTGTTATCCACAAAAGGAGCATAACTGCA GCAAAACATCCCAGAAGGATCGTTGGCCCCGTGGTGAGTCTTCAGGCCACTAAACCAAAGGGCCGTCGTAGTCTGGCAGTGCCTGAAGAAGAGAAGGGGACAG tgCCAGATAAAAGTTTTCTTCATATGTCGGTCCATCACAAGGTTGTCTGTCTTCATCCAAGAGAGGATTCTTCTAAGATAG GTCAGTTTGGCTCAAAGTCCAGGAATCAAAAGCAGCTAAAATTGGAAACAGAACCGGGATCCTCATGTGAAAGAACAAGCAGAGAATGCTCACCCTGCTGGACCACCATTGCGCCGCCACCCTCTGCAACCTCTAAGAACATGGACGACAGGAGTGTGGTGCAAAGCACCGACAGTCTTATCCCTGAAAGCCCTCAG AGTCTACCTGCTCctgaaaacatcagcagatATCCCTTTACCATCATAAAGGGATGGATCAACCCAATGGCGAcagatttcagtcatttcaaGCAGAGCTTCATCTTGAGCTGGAGCAGTGTGGTCAATGCTCTGGAGGCTCTGGAAAAGCTGCTCAGGGACTATGCTGTGCCTCTAGCCAAAGTGAGTGGGGAGCGGCTAGTGGAGTTTGGCCATGTTTGGAATAATGGTTGGAAAACGGCTCCTCCAGGGATCggcctcctctctgtgcttGAAAACTGGGAGGAGGTACTGAGTCTGGTCTTACGCCCAGGTCAGCGCTACAAGGGAGAAGGAGGCATCAGTGTGGCTGCCATTTGCATCCAGTCCTGCTGGAGACGCTACTCGGCCCGGACAGCCTACCTGCGCCACTGTCGGCGCAAGTGGGCGGCAGGAATCATCGCCATCTCATGGTTGATGCACACTCAGATGCGTCGTGTCAGGAAGGCCCTGCAGGCACGGCGTTTCAGACAACTGGAGAATTACCGCAGCAGAGCCCAG CATCTGGCAGCCAACTGGAAACACATCCAGTCCTCCAAGAGGACCATTATCCACATCCCTTCATTAG GATACTCTCAGAGCCAGCGACTGAGCTTGAGGGGATTTGACATTCTACAGAACACCCAAATAAGCAGACTATGTGATATAAGAG GTGATAATGTGCAAGTGATCTATGTGTGTCCGCGGCATCTGGGGGAGGACATCTTGCACTATTACAGCAACCTCCTGAAGTGTGATGGAGCCACATACGGGGCTGATACTGGGACAACTCAGGCCTCATCCTGCATTAGGCGCTTTGTCATCATCACACCTGAGGCTGTCGACTATTTCCCG ATCCACAACATGTGCCTGTCCACGCTGCTGAAGTACAGTCCACGCACCCTAAAGCGCATCAGGCACCTGATCCAGGGGAAGCAGGCCTATATTGTGGGTGGAGTGGCCCATGTGGATGACCTGGCAGTGGCTGATGAGCTCGGAGTGCCAATCCTGGGTCCAGAACCAGCTGTTGCGCAGCTCTACAGCACCAAgtctggagggaggaggatcTTCGTTGGGGCAGAGGTTGATGTATCTCCTGGTCAAGGAGACATCTATTCTCTGAACCAG CTTCATGAAGCACTGGCTGAGCTCATGACTCAAAACATGGACGTGCAGCGCTGGCTCTTCAAGATGGACTCTGATCACAGTGGCCGTGGTACAGCATACTGTGATTTATGCCATCTAAGCTGCTATAACTGGGCCCTGCAGAAGTACCATTCTTATGGTCCTGAGCTATGGAAAACCGAATGGATTCGG GAGTCTGTATTGCTCAGATATTTAGATGAGATTCCCGAGTGGCTTACCCGTTACGCCCAGCCTGCTAAACCCTCCTGCTATCCCAACTGGGCCTGCTTCCTGGAGACCTTCCTCAGGCAAG GTGGTGTGGTGGAGGCCTACCCGCCTTCAGACAGCGTCACCTGTCTGACAGTAGATCTGCTGCTGGAGCCCGGGGGTGAGGTGACCATGCTGTCCTGTGGAGACCAGCTTCACAGCTCCTGTCATCTGGAAACTATAGGCTCCACTGTTCCTCAGACCTCCGTAAACCCAGAGACCTTGCACTCCATCTGCATGCGTGTTGGACAGGCCTGTCTACAGCACCTTATCGTGGGTTATGTCTCCGTGGACCTGGCTACCTTTGTGGACCACAACACCATGGAACAGAAG GTGTGGGCTATTGATCTGGACCTCACATACAGTGACCAGCTGGCCATGACCCAGATGCTTCTGATGATGACTGGAGGAACGCTGAATTGGCACGCAGGTTGTTTAGAAGTGCCAATGCCAGTCAGGGagaaatgctgtgaacaccagATTGCAGCCAAG CCTCCTGTGGTTCATCGCTATGCAGTCCTTGGGAGCCGCTTGTGTCACTCTAATCTCTCCATGTTATACCATAGCGTGTTCCTAAAGATGTGCAAGGCTCATGGCATAGGATTTAACATGAAG AGGAAGCAAGGCACAGTTTTTGCTCTTTACGACAGCAGTGAGCGATGCAGTATCGGATTGAT AGCAGTCTCCGAAGATCTCCAGGGAGCTCTGGTGACCTTTGCTCGGAATCTGTCAGTTATTCATCAGGAAATCTCAGCCTCTAAGATGCAAGGAGAAACCAATTTTAAG GAGCTGATCAAGGAGGTAGAGGAAGTACTGCAAATGATCGCTCAGAACAAGTTGCGAGCAGTGGAGGAAAGACCTTCTGCCTAG